A stretch of the Hyperolius riggenbachi isolate aHypRig1 chromosome 11, aHypRig1.pri, whole genome shotgun sequence genome encodes the following:
- the LOC137537986 gene encoding uncharacterized transmembrane protein DDB_G0289901-like translates to MGGVSGGEEEHSMGGASGGEKEHSMGGVSGREEHSMGGVSGGEEEHSMGGVSGGEEEHSMGEVTGGEEEHSMGGVSGGKEEHSMGGVGGVSGGEEEHSMGGVYRGKEEHSMREVSGGEEDHGMGGVSGREEEHSMGGRSGGNEEHSM, encoded by the coding sequence ATGGGAGGAGTgtctggaggggaggaggagcacagcATGGGAGGAGCGTCTGGAGGGGAGAAGGAGCACAGTATGGGAGGAGTGTCTGGACGGGAGGAGCACAGCATGGGAGGAGTgtctggaggggaggaggagcacagcatgggaggagtgtctggaggggaggaggagcacagcATGGGAGAAGTgactggaggggaggaggagcacagcATGGGAGGAGTGTCTGGAGGGAAGGAGGAGCACAGCATGGGAGGAGTGGGAGGAGTgtctggaggggaggaggagcacagcATGGGAGGAGTGTATAGAGGGAAGGAGGAGCACAGCATGCGAGAAGTGTCTGGAGGGGAGGAGGATCACGGCATGGGAGGAGTGTCTGGAAGGGAGGAGGAGCACAGCATGGGAGGACGGTCTGGAGGGAATGAGGAGCATAGCATGTAA
- the LOC137537987 gene encoding uncharacterized protein, translating into MGGVSGGEEEHSMGGVSGREEEDSMGEVTGGEEEHSMGGVSGGKEEHSMGGVGGVSGGEEEHSMGGVYRGKEEHSMREVSGGEEDHGMGGVSGREEEHSMGGRSGGNEEHSM; encoded by the coding sequence ATGGGAGGAGTgtctggaggggaggaggagcacagcATGGGAGGAGTGTctggaagggaggaggaggacagcatgggagaagtgactggaggggaggaggagcacagcATGGGAGGAGTGTCTGGAGGGAAGGAGGAGCACAGCATGGGAGGAGTGGGAGGAGTgtctggaggggaggaggagcacagcATGGGAGGAGTGTATAGAGGGAAGGAGGAGCACAGCATGCGAGAAGTGTCTGGAGGGGAGGAGGATCACGGCATGGGAGGAGTGTCTGGAAGGGAGGAGGAGCACAGCATGGGAGGACGGTCTGGAGGGAATGAGGAGCATAGCATGTAA
- the FJX1 gene encoding four-jointed box protein 1 → MKTAVALITSAFLLLLGVVCWLQRDPHPTEQPGRLPKRVPRALRLTAPASRTPPIATEPPTAQGLSGGHSHKGNRSEAGFALEEGIFWPRTLERTLPVGFTDVYYQHWQRFARTASVVSLERGCGRSTNRLATLSDGSKACVRYGINPEQIQGEVLSFYLSRLLGLPAVPPCILSKVGSPQWAPVQAELGGTGWVLGSLVTITPWLHNLSSVLPPRALRAEGGKLRPLREELHSGFAGMVELAQWADLILFDYLTANFDRLISNLFSLQWDPRVMLRGTNNLHRFPDGTLVLLDNEAGLAHGYRVRDTWDKYNKELLATVCLFRRGVVRKLEELYLGRSLAEKLHTLYLAEEPLATELGLLTEPEAQILQDRVGLLYRHIQSCQDRYS, encoded by the coding sequence ATGAAGACGGCGGTGGCACTCATCACATCGGCATTCCTCCTGCTTTTGGGGGTCGTGTGCTGGCTGCAGAGAGACCCTCACCCTACAGAGCAGCCTGGGCGCCTTCCTAAGAGGGTGCCCAGGGCGTTACGACTGACAGCACCAGCTTCACGGACTCCACCCATCGCCACTGAGCCCCCCACCGCCCAGGGGCTATCTGGAGGGCACAGTCATAAAGGGAACCGCTCAGAGGCTGGCTTTGCCCTGGAGGAGGGCATCTTCTGGCCCCGGACCCTGGAGAGAACATTGCCTGTGGGCTTCACGGATGTCTACTATCAGCACTGGCAGAGGTTTGCCCGCACTGCCAGCGTGGTGAGCCTGGAGAGAGGCTGCGGGCGCAGCACCAACCGCCTGGCAACCCTGTCGGATGGCAGCAAAGCCTGCGTGCGTTATGGCATCAACCCGGAGCAGATCCAGGGGGAAGTTCTCTCGTTCTACCTCTCTCGCCTGCTGGGGCTGCCCGCCGTGCCACCTTGCATCCTCTCCAAAGTGGGCAGCCCGCAGTGGGCTCCGGTGCAGGCTGAGCTTGGGGGCACGGGATGGGTATTGGGGTCACTGGTCACCATCACCCCTTGGTTGCACAACCTCAGTTCGGTCCTGCCGCCCCGCGCCCTGCGTGCCGAGGGTGGCAAGCTGCGCCCCTTGCGGGAGGAATTGCACTCAGGGTTCGCTGGCATGGTGGAACTAGCCCAATGGGCGGACTTGATTCTTtttgactacctaactgccaacTTTGACCGGCTGATCAGTAACCTCTTCAGCCTCCAATGGGATCCCCGGGTCATGTTGCGTGGAACTAACAACCTCCATCGATTTCCAGATGGCACCTTAGTCTTACTGGATAACGAGGCGGGATTGGCTCACGGTTACAGGGTACGGGACACCTGGGATAAGTACAATAAGGAACTACTGGCTACTGTGTGCTTGTTCCGCAGGGGCGTGGTCAGGAAGCTGGAGGAGCTATACTTGGGGCGGAGCTTGGCAGAAAAGCTACACACTCTCTACCTGGCTGAGGAACCCCTGGCCACGGAACTGGGTTTGTTGACTGAACCAGAGGCACAGATCCTGCAGGACAGAGTGGGACTTTTATATAGACACATACAGAGCtgtcaggacaggtatagctga